One region of Corvus moneduloides isolate bCorMon1 chromosome 1, bCorMon1.pri, whole genome shotgun sequence genomic DNA includes:
- the LOC116435352 gene encoding lymphocyte antigen 6E-like isoform X1 has protein sequence MRTPLVTLLVAVLCVEQVYPFMCYTCQEQESNKDCLTISMCAKEEKHCVTIRKDVGTKPNKPKYLISKMCSATCPATGQQQTQSSQNVSCCEKPLCNVNGVNSRHSSHGVMSLGVLASVTYIFAYGL, from the exons ATGAGGACTCCTCTTGTCACCTTGCTGGTTGCTGTCCTGTGTGTGGAACAAG ttTATCCATTCATGTGCTACACCTGCCAAGAACAGGAGTCCAACAAGGACTGTTTGACCATTTCCATGTGTGCCAAGGAGGAGAAACACTGTGTGACCATCCGGAAGGACGTCGGGACAA AGCCCAACAAGCCTAAATACCTCATCTCCAAGATGTGTTCTGCAACGTGTCCAGCAACAGGTCAGCAACAAACCCAGAGCTCCCAGAATGTTTCCTGCTGTGAGAAACCCTTGTGCAATGTGAATGGAGTCAACAGCCGGCACAGCAGCCACGGAGTGATGTCGCTGGGTGTCCTGGCCAGCGTCACTTACATCTTTGCATACGGATTGTGA
- the LOC116435352 gene encoding lymphocyte antigen 6E-like isoform X2, giving the protein MKWKAHRDPGAQVHVYPFMCYTCQEQESNKDCLTISMCAKEEKHCVTIRKDVGTKPNKPKYLISKMCSATCPATGQQQTQSSQNVSCCEKPLCNVNGVNSRHSSHGVMSLGVLASVTYIFAYGL; this is encoded by the exons ATGAAGTGGAAAGCTCACAGAGATCCAGGAGCACAGGTTCATG ttTATCCATTCATGTGCTACACCTGCCAAGAACAGGAGTCCAACAAGGACTGTTTGACCATTTCCATGTGTGCCAAGGAGGAGAAACACTGTGTGACCATCCGGAAGGACGTCGGGACAA AGCCCAACAAGCCTAAATACCTCATCTCCAAGATGTGTTCTGCAACGTGTCCAGCAACAGGTCAGCAACAAACCCAGAGCTCCCAGAATGTTTCCTGCTGTGAGAAACCCTTGTGCAATGTGAATGGAGTCAACAGCCGGCACAGCAGCCACGGAGTGATGTCGCTGGGTGTCCTGGCCAGCGTCACTTACATCTTTGCATACGGATTGTGA